One Streptomyces sp. NBC_01237 genomic region harbors:
- a CDS encoding MoaD/ThiS family protein produces the protein MAIEVRIPTILRTYTDGAKAVEGSGETLADLLVDLESRHNGIRERIVDGGELRRFVNVYLNDEDVRFLDGIGTKLSDGDNVTILPAVAGGMR, from the coding sequence ATGGCCATCGAGGTCCGCATCCCCACCATCCTCCGCACCTACACCGACGGCGCCAAGGCGGTCGAAGGCAGCGGGGAGACCCTCGCAGACCTCCTCGTCGACCTGGAGAGCCGCCACAACGGCATCCGTGAGCGCATCGTCGACGGCGGCGAGCTCCGTCGCTTCGTGAACGTCTACCTCAACGACGAGGACGTCCGGTTCCTCGACGGCATCGGCACCAAGCTCAGCGACGGCGACAACGTCACCATCCT
- a CDS encoding putative leader peptide — protein MVPHDVSIKTPGALLVARLHVDLCRLSSAICPG, from the coding sequence ATGGTTCCCCATGACGTGAGCATCAAGACGCCGGGCGCGCTGCTCGTCGCGCGGCTGCACGTCGACCTGTGCAGGCTGTCCAGCGCGATCTGTCCCGGCTGA